In Solanum lycopersicum chromosome 5, SLM_r2.1, the following are encoded in one genomic region:
- the LOC104647249 gene encoding nuclear transcription factor Y subunit B-6-like, with protein sequence MDNGNHLGGSGNGGFHSYGRSPQPTPADPPSPDTEMSLELPAHLNQEVVEIISQEQDQVIPNVARIMQSTHPSHVKISDDAKRTIYHCMSEFICFVTYEANAHCQREQRNTITVEDMDWVINKFGFDDYIEPLPYNFPPNSEDDGGECGSLTRESLLKRPMVDTASSSNITSYNVPSNFPMAHHHFVYPPPMGNGDMQGRASTSQCAGASVDTDVESPMEEDKE encoded by the exons ATGGATAATGGTAATCATCTTGGTGGTTCAGGAAATGGAGGATTTCATAGCTATGGCAGATCTCCACAACCAACTCCTGCAGATCCCCCTTCCCCTG ATACGGAGATGAGCCTGGAACTGCCTGCACATCTCAACCAGGAAGTTGTTGAAATCATTAGTCAGGAGCAAGACCAAGTCATTCCAAACGTGGCCAGAATCATGCAGAGCACCCATCCTTCCCATGTCAAGATATCCGATGACGCCAAGCGGACCATTTACCATTGTATGTCTGAGTTCATATGCTTTGTAACATATGAAGCCAACGCGCATTGCCAGCGTGAGCAGCGGAACACAATCACTGTGGAAGACATGGATTGGGTCATTAACAAGTTTGGGTTTGATGACTACATTGAACCCTTGCCTTACAACTTTCCTCCAAATAGTGAGGATGATGGAGGCGAGTGTGGATCCCTTACGAGGGAGTCTTTGTTGAAGCGTCCAATGGTTGATACAGCTTCAAGCTCTAATATCACATCCTATAACGTTCCCTCTAATTTTCCTATGGCTCATCACCACTTTGTGTATCCACCACCAATGGGAAATGGTGACATGCAGGGGAGGGCAAGCACTTCTCAGTGTGCAGGGGCTTCAGTGGATACTGACGTTGAGTCACCTATGGAGGAGGATAAGGAGTGA
- the LOC101246718 gene encoding nuclear transcription factor Y subunit B-4-like, producing the protein MTNGNHVGSGNGGFHSYRRSPQPTPARSPSSDMERSMGMPAHLNQAITECITREQDQFMPIANVVRIMRRILPSHAKISDGSKQTIQECVSEFISFTTLEANDRCQSEQRKTVTPEDILWAMSKVGFDDYIEPLTLYLNQYREFDGGESESLRGETLLVKQQMAHDHGYFVSPPPMDNNDMQGDASNGSTSQCAVASVDSDIESPAEEGKE; encoded by the exons atgaCTAATGGTAATCATGTTGGTTCAGGAAATGGAGGATTTCATAGCTATCGCAGATCCCCACAACCAACCCCTGCCCGTTCCCCTTCCTCTG ATATGGAGAGAAGCATGGGAATGCCTGCTCATCTCAACCAGGCAATTACTGAATGCATCACTCGAGAGCAAGACCAATTCATGCCAATAGCAAACGTGGTCAGAATCATGCGCAGGATCCTTCCTTCCCATGCCAAAATATCCGATGGCTCCAAACAGACCATACAAGAATGTGTCTCTGAGTTCATAAGCTTCACAACATTGGAAGCTAACGATCGTTGCCAGAGTGAGCAGCGCAAGACCGTCACCCCTGAAGACATTCTTTGGGCCATGAGCAAGGTTGGTTTTGATGACTACATTGAACCCTTGACTTTGTACTTGAATCAATATCGTGAGTTTGATGGTGGTGAGAGTGAATCCCTGAGAGGGGAGACTTTGTTGGTGAAGCAACAAATGGCTCATGACCATGGTTACTTTGTGTCTCCACCGCCAATGGATAACAATGATATGCAGGGGGATGCATCAAATGGAAGCACTTCTCAGTGTGCAGTGGCTTCAGTGGATAGTGACATTGAGTCTCCTGCGGAGGAGGGTAAGGAGTGA